The DNA region GCGCTATGGAGCGCTCATGCTTCGCGGGCGAACTCCATGTCCATCCAGTCCACCCAGGTTGCGCCGTCGGGCGAGCGCTCCCACTTCGCGGCCATCGTCTTGCCGCCCGAGTCGATGGTTAGCGTCGCGCGCATCGTGTCCCCGGTGAACGTCCAGACACCGGCCTCGTCGACGCTTGCCCGCATCTCACCGTATCCGCCCTGGTCGTCGAACGCCCGCATCCGCAGCCGGCCGCCGTCGGTCGGGTCCGGGTCGCCGATCATCTCGATCACCTGCACTCGGTCCTCGCCCATCTGAACGTCGACGTAGTGCACCAGGAACCCGCCGCCCGGGAGCCACTCGTAGGCGTCGGTGCCGGCGATCTGCACGCCGTCCACCGTGCGGCCGCTGGATCGCCACCGTCCGACCAGGGGTTCCAGCCGTTCGATCACCGGAATCACACTCCCGTCTTCGCGTAAGCTCGTAGGCACAAGCTAACATCGAAAGGGGGTGTGGATGGACCAGGTGTTCGTTGCCGTGGCCGACCCCACCCGCCGTGGGATCCTTCTTCTCACCCGCGACCGCGAGGTCGCAGCCGGCGAGATCGCCGCGCAGTTCCCGGTGATCAGCCGGCCAGCCGTCTCGCAGCACCTGCGTGTCCTGGTCCACGCCGGCCTGCTCCACGTGCGACGCGACGGAAGCCGCCGCCTCTACCGGCTGCGGGCCGAAGGCTTCGCCGAGGCCGCTGGCTTCCTTGACGCCATGTG from Micromonospora sp. NBC_01739 includes:
- a CDS encoding ArsR/SmtB family transcription factor is translated as MDQVFVAVADPTRRGILLLTRDREVAAGEIAAQFPVISRPAVSQHLRVLVHAGLLHVRRDGSRRLYRLRAEGFAEAAGFLDAMWAARLDHLKREVEQEHQG